The following are encoded in a window of Vicugna pacos chromosome 2, VicPac4, whole genome shotgun sequence genomic DNA:
- the TMEM192 gene encoding transmembrane protein 192 isoform X1, translated as MEDVSAQMQMAGGRPGSPIPGSLDLIQSIEDDPLLDIQHLPHHSLHAHFRPRFHPLPTVIIANLLLLIHVVFVVLAFLTGVLCSYPNPNEDKCPGNYTNPLKVQTVIILGKVILWILHFLLERYIQYHHSKVRNRGYNKIYRSTRHLKSLALMIHSAGSAALLLVLCLQHSFPELGALYLDLILAILALELLCSLACLLVYTVKIRKFNKAKPQPDVLEEEKIYVYPSNITSETGFRTLSSLEEIVEKQGDIIVYLKRHNALLSQRLLAFTSSDPGSQPRGL; from the exons GGTTCCTTGGACCTCATCCAAAGTATCGAAGATGACCCCCTCCTGGACATCCAGCATCTCCCCCATCACTCGTTACATGCTCATTTTAGACCCAGATTCCACCCTCTTCCTACAGTCATCATAGCAAACCTTCTCTTACTAATACAT GTTGTGTTTGTTGTTTTAGCGTTTTTAACAGGCGTGCTTTGTTCTTACCCCAATCCAAACGAGGACAAGTGCCCAGGAAACTATACTAACCCGCTGAAAGTTCAGACGGTCATAATCCTGGgaaaagttattttgtggattctGCATTTCCTTCTTGAACGATACATCCAGTATCACCACAGCAAAGTAAGAAACAGAGGCTATAACAAGATCTACCGGTCGACGAGGCATCTTAAAAGCCTTGCACTGATGATACACTCAGCTG GCAGCGCGGCGCTCCTCCTCGTCCTCTGCCTGCAGCACTCCTTCCCCGAGCTGGGCGCTCTCTACCTGGACCTCATTCTGGCCATCCTGGCCCTGGAGCTGCTCTGTTCCCTGGCGTGTCTGCTCGTGTACACAG TGAAAATTCGGAAATTTAATAAAGCCAAGCCACAGCCTGATGtacttgaagaagaaaaaatctaTGTTTACCCCAGCAATATTACCTCGGAGACGGGATTCAG GACTCTCTCGAGCCTGGAGGAGATTGTGGAGAAGCAGGGGGACATCATCGTGTACCTGAAGCGCCACAACGCGCTGCTCAGCCAGCGGCTCTTGGCTTTCACGTCCTCCGACCCTGGCTCTCAGCCACGTGGGCTTTGA
- the TMEM192 gene encoding transmembrane protein 192 isoform X3: MGSLDLIQSIEDDPLLDIQHLPHHSLHAHFRPRFHPLPTVIIANLLLLIHVVFVVLAFLTGVLCSYPNPNEDKCPGNYTNPLKVQTVIILGKVILWILHFLLERYIQYHHSKVRNRGYNKIYRSTRHLKSLALMIHSAGSAALLLVLCLQHSFPELGALYLDLILAILALELLCSLACLLVYTVKIRKFNKAKPQPDVLEEEKIYVYPSNITSETGFRTLSSLEEIVEKQGDIIVYLKRHNALLSQRLLAFTSSDPGSQPRGL; encoded by the exons GGTTCCTTGGACCTCATCCAAAGTATCGAAGATGACCCCCTCCTGGACATCCAGCATCTCCCCCATCACTCGTTACATGCTCATTTTAGACCCAGATTCCACCCTCTTCCTACAGTCATCATAGCAAACCTTCTCTTACTAATACAT GTTGTGTTTGTTGTTTTAGCGTTTTTAACAGGCGTGCTTTGTTCTTACCCCAATCCAAACGAGGACAAGTGCCCAGGAAACTATACTAACCCGCTGAAAGTTCAGACGGTCATAATCCTGGgaaaagttattttgtggattctGCATTTCCTTCTTGAACGATACATCCAGTATCACCACAGCAAAGTAAGAAACAGAGGCTATAACAAGATCTACCGGTCGACGAGGCATCTTAAAAGCCTTGCACTGATGATACACTCAGCTG GCAGCGCGGCGCTCCTCCTCGTCCTCTGCCTGCAGCACTCCTTCCCCGAGCTGGGCGCTCTCTACCTGGACCTCATTCTGGCCATCCTGGCCCTGGAGCTGCTCTGTTCCCTGGCGTGTCTGCTCGTGTACACAG TGAAAATTCGGAAATTTAATAAAGCCAAGCCACAGCCTGATGtacttgaagaagaaaaaatctaTGTTTACCCCAGCAATATTACCTCGGAGACGGGATTCAG GACTCTCTCGAGCCTGGAGGAGATTGTGGAGAAGCAGGGGGACATCATCGTGTACCTGAAGCGCCACAACGCGCTGCTCAGCCAGCGGCTCTTGGCTTTCACGTCCTCCGACCCTGGCTCTCAGCCACGTGGGCTTTGA
- the TMEM192 gene encoding transmembrane protein 192 isoform X2 codes for MEDGSLDLIQSIEDDPLLDIQHLPHHSLHAHFRPRFHPLPTVIIANLLLLIHVVFVVLAFLTGVLCSYPNPNEDKCPGNYTNPLKVQTVIILGKVILWILHFLLERYIQYHHSKVRNRGYNKIYRSTRHLKSLALMIHSAGSAALLLVLCLQHSFPELGALYLDLILAILALELLCSLACLLVYTVKIRKFNKAKPQPDVLEEEKIYVYPSNITSETGFRTLSSLEEIVEKQGDIIVYLKRHNALLSQRLLAFTSSDPGSQPRGL; via the exons GGTTCCTTGGACCTCATCCAAAGTATCGAAGATGACCCCCTCCTGGACATCCAGCATCTCCCCCATCACTCGTTACATGCTCATTTTAGACCCAGATTCCACCCTCTTCCTACAGTCATCATAGCAAACCTTCTCTTACTAATACAT GTTGTGTTTGTTGTTTTAGCGTTTTTAACAGGCGTGCTTTGTTCTTACCCCAATCCAAACGAGGACAAGTGCCCAGGAAACTATACTAACCCGCTGAAAGTTCAGACGGTCATAATCCTGGgaaaagttattttgtggattctGCATTTCCTTCTTGAACGATACATCCAGTATCACCACAGCAAAGTAAGAAACAGAGGCTATAACAAGATCTACCGGTCGACGAGGCATCTTAAAAGCCTTGCACTGATGATACACTCAGCTG GCAGCGCGGCGCTCCTCCTCGTCCTCTGCCTGCAGCACTCCTTCCCCGAGCTGGGCGCTCTCTACCTGGACCTCATTCTGGCCATCCTGGCCCTGGAGCTGCTCTGTTCCCTGGCGTGTCTGCTCGTGTACACAG TGAAAATTCGGAAATTTAATAAAGCCAAGCCACAGCCTGATGtacttgaagaagaaaaaatctaTGTTTACCCCAGCAATATTACCTCGGAGACGGGATTCAG GACTCTCTCGAGCCTGGAGGAGATTGTGGAGAAGCAGGGGGACATCATCGTGTACCTGAAGCGCCACAACGCGCTGCTCAGCCAGCGGCTCTTGGCTTTCACGTCCTCCGACCCTGGCTCTCAGCCACGTGGGCTTTGA